The genomic region TTACATCATTAGTTTCTTTTTTTTCTATAAATGATAATTCATAATTACTATCAACTAAATCAAATCTAATATAGAAATTAGAATATTGGAATATACCTTTAGCACGACAAATATTTCCATAATATCCTAGAATTATTTTATCTATGAAGTATATTAATGATTCTATACTAGAACATTTAGAGTTAGTATAACTCATATTTTGTAATTTTTGATTAGAAATTACGATATCTTCTTTTTCTTTTTTAATAAGTTCACCATCAAATAAATTGTTCCAGTAATTTATATCTTCATTATGATAATCTTCTTTAAATATTTGTACTTTAGGATTTAAAGTCTGAATATCTTTACAAATTAATTCGATTTCATTTTTATCTACAAATTCAGTCTTAGATAACTGTACATTAGTTGTAGAAGTTATTTGATCTATAAATACATCTTTATATTTATTTTTGTATTTAAAGTAAGTGCTACAATCAACTATAGTTATAGGGTTTAATAATTTTATTTGATCGTATTCTACAGCTTGTATATTGCTTATAACATTACTTAGTATTGCAACACCAGAGGGTTCTACTATTAAAAAATCTAGTTTTAATGAATTTTCTATTACTATAAGTGATGCAGAAAAGTCTGCTTTTGTACTACAACAAACACAACCATTAGACATTTCCCATACTTCGACAGATTTATTATCTAATTCATTTTTTAATATATCTCCATCTATATTTATATCTGCAAATTCATTTTCAAATATGACATATTCTCTTTTAGTGGTTTCTACCATTTGCTTTATAAAAGTAGTTTTACCAGCTCCTAAAAATCCAGATATTACTAGTACTTTCATATTTCACCTCTAGAAAAATTAGCTCATCTTAAAAAGGTGAGCTAATTCTAA from Pseudostreptobacillus hongkongensis harbors:
- a CDS encoding GTP-binding protein — encoded protein: MKVLVISGFLGAGKTTFIKQMVETTKREYVIFENEFADINIDGDILKNELDNKSVEVWEMSNGCVCCSTKADFSASLIVIENSLKLDFLIVEPSGVAILSNVISNIQAVEYDQIKLLNPITIVDCSTYFKYKNKYKDVFIDQITSTTNVQLSKTEFVDKNEIELICKDIQTLNPKVQIFKEDYHNEDINYWNNLFDGELIKKEKEDIVISNQKLQNMSYTNSKCSSIESLIYFIDKIILGYYGNICRAKGIFQYSNFYIRFDLVDSNYELSFIEKKETNDVIFIGNDLKKDLLKNEVEKL